attaggtgatcttaatcatccctaattccaacctattcctctcaaagttttctctactcagcattttagtgaagatgtcagcaatttgtttatcagtagcacaaaattctatggagatcaatcctttctcatagttatctctcaagaagtggtgtctaacatctatgtgcttagtcctcttatgatgaacagggttctttgtcatacttatagcactagtgttatcatagaatataggaatgcaaccaacttcaattccaaaatctaccagctgctatttgatccatagcaattgagcacaacaagatgcAGCAGCAATATATTCAGCCgcagcagtggataaggccactgaatttttctttttagtggcccatgatacaagacatgaaccaagaaagtgagccatacctgaggtgtttttcctatccataagaaaacctgcataatcagcaacagcatatcctactagattgaaattactacctttaggataccaaagacacatatcagtggtgcctttcaaatattttagtatcctcttgacaacagtcaagtgagactccttAGGATTAGCCTAAAAGCGAGCACAaaaccctacactgaaaacaatgccaggtctgctagcagtaagatacaagagtgaaccaatcatacccctatacaattTTTGATCacctgatgaaccaggttcatcaatgtctaatttagtggcagttgcaatgggtgtgtctatttcttttgattcttccattttaaactttttgataagctcttttgcatacttctgctgatggatcatggttccattcgaactttgttttatctgtaagcctaagaagaagttaagctcacccatcatacttaTTTCAAACACTCCCCATTAGTTttgcaaaatccttacttagcttatcagtggtggccccaaagattatgtcatcaacatatatttgtaccacaaggagatccttacctttttcctttaagAATAAGGTGCTGTCAATTTTACCTTTTTTGTATCCATGTTCAAGCAGAAATTTAGACAGTCTTTCAAACTATGCTcttggagcctgcttgagtccatagagagccttgtctaatttgtacacatgctcaggacattcctttctctcaaaccctagaagttgtttcacaaacacttcttctttcaggtagtcatttaggaaggcacttttgacatctatctgatgaagagtgaattccatgtatgctgcaaaggctataaggagtcttattgcctctagtcttgcaactggagcaaaagtcttatcataatctatgccctcctcttggttgtaacttggaccaccagtcttgccttgtttcttgtaattgttccattttcatcaagtttgtttctgaaaacccattttgtaccaataattgatctgtccttgggtcttggaactagattcCAAACTTGACTCCTTTATAActaattgagttcatcttgcattgcattcactcaatctgcatcctgcaaagcctcaacaacatttttaggttcaataagagataaaaaggcatcaaaagcacacagattctttaattgtgatctagttttgactccaaaTGTTGGATCAGTtataatgttctcaataggatgagaactttgatacttgtgaggtttcacaaccaactggtttctactagatgtttctcccatgttctattgctgaggaacagggtcatgaacaggttcttttaggggatttatttcaattcctctttgatTAGTTCCCCCTGTCAGATTGCCCtgaatggaagaacctgttccatcacctgtgccttcttttggtgccactttaacTTGTGTTGAGGCTTCAGTCagatcctttaccaatccaatggcttcatcttcatgttcctgtctctcagaaagaatgttagtttcatcaaatactacatgcacactttcttctacacacaaagttcttttattgaacactttatatgttttgctatgtgaagaatatcccaagaatactccctcatcacttctgggattaaacttacctagggagtcttttccattattgtgcacaaagcacttgcatccaaatgccctaagataagatatatttggttttctccctttaagtaactcataggtaGTCTTCTCtataagaggtctagtcatgcatttATTTttaatgtaacatgcagtgtttacagcctctgcccagaagctatggggcagtttactagaaaaaagcatagtcctagccatgtcttcaagagtcctgttctttctttcaactactccattttgttgaggagtactaggggcagagaagttatgatctataccattttcatcacagaATTTAGCAAATTTAGCATTTTAAAAtttagttccatgatcagacctgatgGATGCAAGTTGTTTTCCTAGTTGTTTCTGGGTTTTCCTAACaaaagcagtaaacatgtcaaatgcttcatctttagatgttagaaatagtacccaggtaaatctagaataatcatcaacaagtaccattacatatttctttccacctctgctcatggttctcatcgaaccacagagatccatatggaccagttccaacgacttggttgtgcttaccattttcttgcttttgaaggatgatcttacctgcttccccttgcacaagcctcacaaactttgtcttccttgaacttgatgttaggtaaccctatcaccaagtccttagagactaatttgtttagctgattcagactggcatgaccaagtcttttgtgccacaggaggggatcattatacAGCACACTTAGGCAGGTAAGTTCATTTTTtgagagagtagacaaatctacaatgtaaatattgttaactctttttccctgcaaaacaatcttgttagtggtaaggttaatcacaagcatttagtagaggtgaatgctacaaggttaccttaTTCACACAGTTGTGACATACTGATCAGGCTGTATTTCAAGatatctatcaagtagacattctcaatggagtgagagtctgtcttacctacctttccaaccccaataatctcacctttcttcccatttccaaaggaggcATTACCTCCCTTTAAGtactcaagtgaaaggaactagttcttgcttccagtcatatcttttgagcagccactatccatataccatatttggctacttcccttcacttggacctgcaaaaagaaatcagggattagtcttaggaacccaaactagtttgggtctcTTTCTATAGGCAATGGGATAAATCAAATTCCATTTAACCCACCCAGGCAACCtatttttttctttaacaaaagctttgttcttttgactggccttttcttttgcattacattcatttttgtaatggccagtcttgccacagtatatgcagattttgttctcaggaagagtgaggtacttgcttttaggatcccacttaggtgcttgagtcccataaccaagtcctcttttgttgctactgtgatgttcttgtagcgatgagagtgcatcagaagccttgttccatttgcaagttctgtctagttcatgttttaccttccctagatcttcttttaattctcttatctgctcatcctttctgtacaactcatccttcatttttcctaagttttcttctagggtAAGATGtatgtgatcagctttcttctttcctgttcctacttttagttttaagttcttagacctaagttctaggacactagtgtcaagttcaagaacctggttctttaactcagcatttttactttcactctcattagccctagactctagatttttgcacttggcttttaggatcacatATTCCCTAGACAgatcttccttctcattgttaattatctcagactcatcaatgaagtctagtagtagctcagacaacctttctttagacaggaatttaatcttgtctttgagatgaagaatacttacctcttgttcatcatctgattcttcgatggccataagtgcttgtgcATCTCCAGCTTTatcttctgagtcctcatctgatgtttctccccaagcagcaaccatagcctttgttgatcctttgtttctttttggttgaacttgttcctttgttcagccctttccttcttccactcaatttcccattgaggacaattcttgatcatgtgacgagttaccacatttgtagcaaccatCATTGGTCTAtttctcaggagcccttggtttgttgaaggttgtacctcttgaagaactctTTCTTCTCATCAGGTAatttttgaaatctcttgtgatcatagccatttcatcatcctcgagATCTGAACCTTCAGTAATTCTGAGAGCCaaacttctttccttcttgggtgcattcattttcatggtttgccttctcagtacATAGGAAGTGTGGCTTCCAattagttcatccagcttgagggtagcaatattctttgattcctgaatagcagtgattttgctttcccaagagactggcagaacccttgtcaaaatcttctcaactttgtcttcttcaagaataatccttccaagagacttaagtttatttgtcagtgtggtgaaccttgtatacatctcttggatggtttctccttccttcatggtgaaattctcatattgagaataaagcagtgttcctctggacctcttcacttgaggtgttccttcatgagccacttgcaaagtgccCCAGATTttcttagcagtggtacaactttgaattctactgtactcatctGTACCTAGTCAACACACAAGCCATTttttggccttggcattcttctcccatttcttcaagtcttcagcagtgcagtcagctcttgtctttggcacatccactccttcaacattcttctttgtagttgctagaggaccatcagtgactatgtcccagagttcatagtcttctcctatgatgtgatctttcatcctgttcttccaccaagaatagtactgaccattgaaaagtggaggtctagcagtggattgcccttcccagttcccaggtggtgcactcattttgatcttttcctaaggtgttagcatcttcaaggataacccgctctgataccaattgatgttctaatcgtcaataccacacaagagggggggtgatttgtgtggtacccaattttcgctctagaagaacctggttcttctagatgttctaactactactgtttgcagaataataagtacataaaataaagaacacggagatttttacgtggaaaacacctggctcaaaagatgAAAAAACCACGATCTACTATTCAGTAGGATTTTCTCAAACTTCCATTAAAATCACTGaaccaaaacagcatttacaaaagttctttgtaaacctaaggattaactctattcccgttgtggcacacagcctcaactgttgcgacaacttcaagttagcttataacttgaacactctaagtacctaatacaattgcttctatgaaagctgaaaggtacaactttaaaccacctctacaattgaactagaataaaagaaaaacacaatggaattggttcttctatctcgttcaagtagcttcaggagtacacactcaaatctcacataaattgcttgcaaaatcgccttactcttttgctctcaatttagtttaacttctgcgtttgtgcaacacctataaaagagaacaatcactgttgTTTTAacaggttagtaatcagagtttgattgggactcaattgctgatcttctatcgtagttgagtccttgaagatctCAAACGCCAACACTATCTTTATCcgggattgtgttctcttcatataaggagactttttccccttatccaatatgcaacctttacgatcagatcaggagatattgctgcttgatcagtatgacttatctccttcacgtgcaccTCACATATATAaattgatcatgactgtgcttcacaagatggacctggtccatgactgagttcatttgtcattcttcaaaacttcatctATTCTTGGACCAACAATTAACTTATCATATGAAATACTACAAGGAAGAAAAcaaatgtaaaaataaaaaagaaaagataaaaggaaaatttAAGGCATTaataaagaaagaataaaaaaaggtagaaaaaagaaaagaaaaatggaagaagCTATATGGGAGGTGTGAAAATGGTGGATGGAGTAATAAGGGAGAAGTAaacaagaagagaaaagaaaagaagaaagatatgtgtgtgtatgtatatttttaatatcatTATGTTGTCAATTTCCTCTTACAactttataaattttaaaaaagatAATTAAGTTCATATAACAATTAATTCAGATATTAGTATTTCTGGAAAACCAATTTGTAATCCCCTCCTCCATTTTCGCTTCCATTAcctcatatatatataatataaaaaataaaataaaaatagaaactaGTTTTTGTactctttcattttaattttcAACAGTTCTTTTTTGTATGTTTTCAAAAGCTGGcatattttatttgtttttaaaTGTTTATCTTTTCAAAGACATAATAAATTAGAAATTTTGTAGTGGCTTGTGTTCGatgatatttatttttttttggtttttcgcCCGGTGTCCGATATCTGCATTGAAGCCCGACTATATTTGAATTCGCGCCGTGTAGGCCGTAGGGCCCCATTCAGGGGAAAGCGCTCCCTACCAAGAATTTTTCCATACCCagggctcgaactcgagacctctggttaagggaagaacagtctcatccactgcaccacatcctttggtggttATGATATGAGGGTTAGTGGCTTATAGCTTACGCTTAATAGGGTTTTCTTTGGTTTCCCATTTAATATCCGGTATTTTGCATTGGGACTTCAATTAATCTGAATTCACCTCATATATATCCCATTAaaatctcttttctttctttataaaaCACAAATTTGTATGAAAGTAACTTTAAAAAACTATTTTAGTATTTTCTTTCATCATTATTATGATACTACTAAATTTATTTGCGGTCAGAAAAATAAAATGCTCTTGTGGAGAGTCGAAGTCAAGACATGCTAACTAAGCGAGCGCTCTAACCAACTGTCTCTTGTTTCAGTTCAAACTAATTAATTTCTTATTTCATGAATTTTCTATAAAATCCAAATATAGCTACAAATAGTAACTACAATATATATTTTAGCCAACTTGACTCGGCCCAAGTTATTTTACCCGCCCAAAATCAGTCTCAGCCTCCCATATGacacccctagttgagattaaaTCTTTTCAAATCCAAACCAAATATTGTTAACATATTCACTTTCTCAATCAAAGCAACTAAGCAAGAGAGAAATATACACCATCAGTGTAAAGAATTTTGTATGCTATCAAGTCGCCTGAAGGATATTTCTATATAAACCTCCTCAAAATATGAGatttataatcttgaaaataaaaGGTGTTACATACACAATAGGTAAAGATGACATGATGGTTTAAATTTCCTTATAACAACTGTATAACTTAAATTCGAGAAATCTTTGGATATTCGAGCATTTTTCACGAAATGAATTACTCCTAAAACATTATAATTCAGTAAAAATCATGTAAAAGCAAGTTCAAACTTCAAACTCATTTTAAGTTCTGATTCAGATGCAAATATGCAATTATAAGGTCCTAATTTTCTCAaaataaatattttgctataCATAACCACTATCACTTTGTTAACAATAATATATTTGCATAAACAATAACCGAAATAACAAAGGTGTTGGTTTTTGGAAATGGAGTTAATGCCATCTACAAGTGAGTATGTATGAGTTTAtggaaaatattaaaaaaaatggaatataatattttaatattagtAACGATAATTTGTTATATTTTAATACTTTATCttgataataaaaaaaatcattacaataaaataaaaataagggaGGTAAACATAATATCCTAAACCATAAGGAATGTTAGAAATTAGGAAACCAAATATaccacaacaacaacatacccactAATAACTCGcaccgtggggtctggggagggtagtgtgtacgtagaccttaccccctaccttgtgaggatagagaggttatttccaatagaccctcgactTAGGAAAgtataagcaccacattaatgaaaatatagacaagaaagGACAGTAtcaaaaagccatataaaagcagaataaaaacaacCAGATAGTAAgggatcaacaatgaaagaaaacaacggGTAGTCATAAAAACTTACTACCAACAGAAAGCGAGAGTGCGTGTCAATACTActgttatgaacactctagactacGTATTCTGCTACCCTAATCTTCGacctccataccttcctatcaaggatCATGTCCTCGGTCAGCCGAAGCTgcgccatgtcttgcctaatcacctatTAAGGGCCTAAAATTTTAGATGGAGAAAGAAGGGTTGAAGGCTAGCTCACTCTATTAGTAGCGTAGCATCCTTTCCTGTTTCTCTCCTCTCCCTCCCCTGATGTCAGAGGCGGAGCCAAGATTTGAAGTTTATAAGTTTGGATATCCAATCAGTTTAAGCTATTGGGCTCTAAATTAAACAATTTGTATATATTCAATCATACTTGGCATTTTCCCCCTTGTTTTGCTACTCGATAACAAAGATGAGTGACCAGTTTACTCAAAGGTGGATCTACAATTTTAAGTTTATGGGTTCCTACAGATATCTTaagttaatatacaataataattgGATTGTCGGAATGGGTTCCAAGCTAAATATTCATATACATTTAATGAATTCTTCAATACAAACACCGGATCTAGACAAAAATTATTGGGTTCACGGGAACCCGTAACTAATGCACTGGACCCGCCCCTGTTTACTGTCTGAATCCAATGACTAGTTGATTATCACACTATGATAACTATCATTTAGGAATTCCAGAGAAATTGCCGCTCCAGAATGTTGAGCTCCAATAttctaactcaaaaacatcaggATGCCAAGACAATACATGAAACTGAAATATCGTACAACATATCCCTCAGTTCTCATCTTGCCTTCAGCATCGGTTGATCTTCTGTAGTTGCGATCATCTTTGGAACAGTGGTGGAGCCAGAATGTTTTCTAAGGGAActcaaaatataaagaagtaaaCACACAAAGAAGTCAAGTGGATTCAACATTTAGTATAAAAAGGGTAGCGCGATACACAAAACATCCCGCATTCACATAGGGTCCGGGAAAGTATCACACCTCAAGGGGTGTAAGGTAGTTTACCTTGACGCAAGCATCAATGGTTGATTCCGCGGCTCGAACCTGTGACCCataggtcacacggagacaactttaccgttgctccaaggctcccgTTATGCTCGGTGCaataagctcccgctatgcgcaggtccgggaaagggccggaccacaaaggtctattgtacgcaaccttaccctgtTGAGTATATATCCATAAAAAAATTACCTATCTACACAGTAATTTTCCAACGAAGGGGTGGAGACAAAGGTGGCTTCGCCACTGCCTTGGAACCTTCCACTTGATTACAAGTTAGACAGTGCCTTTAGAAACCTGCACTCTGAATAAATAATGTATAAAGCAGCAATACTGTGAATCTAAGTACTTGAGGATTTGCAACCTAGTAATACTATGGTTTTGAAGACATTAAGTAAAGCTCACAGCAGTATGTGGCAGCCCGGTGTACAAAGTATCGCGCATTCAAGCAGGATCGAAGGAAGGACCGCATTCCAAGGAggtgtgatgtaggcagcctacCTTAATGAAAGCATCAGTGGctgattccacggctcgaacccgtaacCTATAGATCACACAGAGATAACTTGACAGTTACTCCAAGGCTTCCCTTCAAAGCTCACTACAGTGACATGCTGAATTCCACCAAGACTTGAACTATCTAAGTTTTTTTCCTGCAGCAACTCAATTTCAATTAAGAAAAATGGTAAATCATGTCATGACTGTAAAGTTCGGGAAAACCTCGCCAAGCCTGtgtcactttctttcatcgggaAAAAAGAGAGATCAAGAAGTAAGGGGCTGAAACGCGAAGGATATAAGGCAAAAAAATGACACGGTAGTTAAACCAGTAATTTACTTTTTGGACAAACGTTGCAAATTAGAGCATCaaatactacaacaacaacaacaacaattacacCTCAAACTCCAATCTAGTTGAGATCAGCTATATGAGTCGTTGCGCAGGGGCCAAGCTAAGTTTCTCTATGTCATTCCAATTTATCGGTTGTCCGCGAAGGGACACTGGTTATATGAATGCTCAATAACTATAATGCTCCACTTGCGCCCTTTTCATTCCAATACTCAAATCAGAATTTCAAATATACAAAACAAAAACCTGATATTAAAATCTTAAACCATAACAAATGCGAAAACACTCCTCTCTTGATCCAACTAAGTTGATGCAGGCTATACATTTCTGTACACTCTATATGATCAATTTACAACGGAATCAATCTCTTCACAATCACACACAACAAAGCCAAAACTACTCACTATTCAGAAGTCACAGTAGCCACTAACTTCAACACATCTTGATTATGTAATAGCCAAGTCTATTTCCTGTTGGATGATGGCGGTCAGAAGATTTTGATAGATCGATCAGAGCCAAAAGTGAATCAATGCCTGTCCAAAATGGTAAGCATGTTATTAAAATTTTCACAAGTAATGCGACTGAGGACGACTAATTGTAATTAGAAGAAAGGACGGTACCTCTGACAGAGGAAGTAAGGATGGTTCATCACTTGGAAGGGGAAGCTTGTCAGTTTTCAAACTTTGGATTTCAGAGTGCATCAAATTTAGTTGATCTTTAATCTCGTATAACAACTTCAGCTCTTCTTCCCTAGCTGTGTCTTGTCTTGTCGCTTCTCTTCCAACTTCAACTATCTCAGATGTTCGATTGAGCTGATGAAACTCACCAGTTTCCGAAACGCTGGTTGTAGGGCGAGATATTGCCAAATGGCAGGTAATAGCAGCAGCTTCACTTGCTCTTCGTAACTTGTTCTCACGCTGCGCAGATACAAAGTACTTCTTTAGCAAATCAGTTTCTTCTTTAAGCGACGGTTTTACTGCCTCTTGTTGAGCAGAATCTGGTCTGTCAAGCCTTTCATCATTATGCAAAATCATCTTGCCGTCATGTTTAGGAGGCAACCCAATGTCGATAGTATTCTTTTCCACTCGAGGTACTTCGAATACATCAAGAACATTTGGAGAACAACCGGAATCAGCAGGCGTGTCATTTTCTGATTTGCTTCCTTGAAACTTAGGTTGGTACATTTCATTTTCTGATTTGCTTATCTTAATGCTTCTTTGAGAAAGTGGTGAAGGCGACCTCGTTTCACTCCTCAAGTTTGCATGGCTAACTCCTGTAATCTCTTTCACTCGTTCATCCAACTTTCGAATTTGTTGCCAATAAGAATTGATACTTCCCGTCGTGGAAATATCAGTCTTCTTCTCCGAATCAGACTGCTGCTCATTCATCTCTTGCCCTAGGTGTTCCTCCACTGTTTTCGAATTCGAATCTCTTTCTGAACTTGAATCATCTATTtccataccacccttcttcggacAAGCAAATTTCAGAGGAATAGGAGGGGCGGAGTTACGCCTTCCAAGAGCTTGGAGATTCATTTCTCCAGCTAAAGTCTCATTTCTTTGCAACAAATTCTCAGGATATTTAAATTCACCGACCCCGGGATCTGCACACCCCATGCTCAATAGCTTATACCTGTAAGCTTGCACCTGATATTCCAAAGCAGCAATCTCCATCTCCTTTTGATAGAAAAGATCCTCGAAAATAGCTAATGATTCCTCGGCATGACACATTTTCTCCTCAGCCAATCTCTTATACTGCTCGGCTTCCATTTTTACCGCGGCCTTTTCTCCTTGGAGACGCAAAATCATTGATAACGCCTCGCTAGCAGCACTGGAGGAGGCTTCTCGTTCCTCATCTAACTCATTGTAAAGCTTCTGTAGAAGCTGTTGTTGAACACATAGTGTTTCTTTCAAAGAAGTAACATCAAGTTGAGACATGACGAAACTTTCAGCCATCAAACTAGGAAATTAACGACGCGTTTTCTGTGATAATAGTAGAATCATTTAGCAGATtacatacaaaaagaaaagattgACAATTATCAACTCTTCTGATTCagtttacaaccaacaattcaaACTCTATCTATGATCACAATCATAATCCATTTGGTATTTTACCAATTTAGTGTTATCCAAGAAAACAAGAACTACGCCTTAGTCTCAAACAAGGCGAGGTCGACCTCAAAGACCATATTCCCCATCTAAATTCATCTCAAGCTAACATTATACagaacaacaacaaactcaatgAGTTTCCACAAGTGGAGTCTGGTAAGGGTAAGATGTACGCAACCTTTCATCTCAAGCTAACATTATACagaacaacaacaaacccaatgagttcccacaagtggagtctggtaagggtaagatgtacgcaaccttaccctggAAGGACATAGATAGAGGCTGTTTCCGAGGATCAAATCCAAAATTAAT
The Nicotiana sylvestris chromosome 11, ASM39365v2, whole genome shotgun sequence DNA segment above includes these coding regions:
- the LOC104248925 gene encoding uncharacterized protein, with protein sequence MAESFVMSQLDVTSLKETLCVQQQLLQKLYNELDEEREASSSAASEALSMILRLQGEKAAVKMEAEQYKRLAEEKMCHAEESLAIFEDLFYQKEMEIAALEYQVQAYRYKLLSMGCADPGVGEFKYPENLLQRNETLAGEMNLQALGRRNSAPPIPLKFACPKKGGMEIDDSSSERDSNSKTVEEHLGQEMNEQQSDSEKKTDISTTGSINSYWQQIRKLDERVKEITGVSHANLRSETRSPSPLSQRSIKISKSENEMYQPKFQGSKSENDTPADSGCSPNVLDVFEVPRVEKNTIDIGLPPKHDGKMILHNDERLDRPDSAQQEAVKPSLKEETDLLKKYFVSAQRENKLRRASEAAAITCHLAISRPTTSVSETGEFHQLNRTSEIVEVGREATRQDTAREEELKLLYEIKDQLNLMHSEIQSLKTDKLPLPSDEPSLLPLSEALIHFWL